A region of Culicoides brevitarsis isolate CSIRO-B50_1 chromosome 1, AGI_CSIRO_Cbre_v1, whole genome shotgun sequence DNA encodes the following proteins:
- the LOC134828110 gene encoding elongation factor 1-alpha 2 yields MGKEKTHINIVVIGHVDSGKSTTTGHLIYKCGGIDKRTIEKFEKEAQEMGKGSFKYAWVLDKLKAERERGITIDIALWKFETAKYYVTIIDAPGHRDFIKNMITGTSQADCAVLIVAAGTGEFEAGISKNGQTREHALLAFTLGVKQLIVGVNKMDSTEPPYSEARFEEIKKEVSSYIKKIGYNPAGVAFVPISGWHGDNMLEASDKMPWFKGWAVERKEGKADGKCLIEALDAILPPQRPTDKPLRLPLQDVYKIGGIGTVPVGRVETGVLKPGMVVVFAPVNLTTEVKSVEMHHEALQEAVPGDNVGFNVKNVSVKELRRGYVAGDSKVAPPKGAADFTAQVIVLNHPGQIANGYTPVLDCHTAHIACKFSEIKEKCDRRTGKTTEENPKSIKSGDAAIVILVPSKPLCVESFQEFPPLGRFAVRDMRQTVAVGVIKSVNFKEASSGKVTKAAEKAQKKK; encoded by the exons atgggtaaGGAAAAGACTCATATTAACATTGTCGTTATCGGTCATGTCGATTCCGGTAAATCTACCACCACCGGTCACTTGATCTACAAGTGCGGCGGCATTGACAAGCGTACCATCGAGAAATTCGAGAAGGAGGCCCAAGAAATGGGCAAGGGTTCCTTCAAGTACGCCTGGGTTTTGGACAAATTGAAGGCTGAACGTGAACGTGGTATCACCATCGATATTGCTTTGTGGAAATTCGAGACTGCCAAGTACTACGTTACCATCATTGATGCCCCGGGCCATCGTGATTTCATCAAGAACATGATTACCGGAACATCGCAAGCTGATTGCGCTGTCTTGATTGTTGCTGCTGGTACTG GTGAATTCGAAGCCGGTATCTCCAAGAACGGTCAAACTCGTGAACACGCCTTGTTGGCTTTCACCTTGGGTGTCAAGCAATTGATTGTCGGCGTCAACAAGATGGATTCTACCGAGCCCCCATACAGCGAAGCTCGTTTCGAGGAAATCAAGAAGGAAGTCTCCTCGTACATCAAGAAGATCGGTTACAACCCAGCTGGCGTCGCTTTCGTCCCCATTTCCGGCTGGCACGGCGACAACATGTTGGAAGCCTCCGACAAGATGCCCTGGTTCAAGGGATGGGCCGTCGAACGCAAAGAAGGCAAGGCTGATGGCAAATGCTTGATCGAAGCCTTGGATGCCATCCTCCCGCCCCAACGCCCAACCGACAAACCCTTGCGTTTGCCCTTGCAAGATGTCTACAAAATCGGCGGTATTGGCACAGTACCCGTGGGTCGTGTCGAAACTGGTGTCTTGAAGCCCGGCATGGTTGTCGTCTTTGCTCCAGTTAATTTGACCACTGAAGTCAAATCCGTTGAAATGCATCACGAAGCTTTGCAAGAAGCTGTTCCCGGCGACAACGTTGGTTTCAACGTCAAGAACGTCTCCGTCAAGGAATTGCGTCGTGGTTACGTTGCCGGTGACTCGAAAGTCGCTCCTCCCAAGGGTGCTGCTGACTTCACGGCTCAAGTCATTGTCTTGAACCACCCCGGTCAAATTGCCAACGGTTACACTCCCGTCTTGGATTGTCACACCGCCCACATCGCCTGCAAATTCTCCGAGATCAAGGAGAAGTGCGATCGTCGTACCGGCAAAACCACCGAGGAGAACCCCAAGAGCATCAAGTCTGGCGACGCTGCGATCGTCATCTTGGTCCCATCCAAGCCGTTGTGCGTCGAATCTTTCCAAGAGTTCCCCCCATTGGGTCGCTTTGCTGTACGTGACATGCGTCAAACGGTCGCCGTTGGCGTCATCAAGTCCGTCAACTTCAAGGAAGCGTCCTCGGGCAAAGTAACGAAAGCCGCAGAAAAGgcccaaaagaaaaaataa